The Spirulina subsalsa PCC 9445 region GAGTGGCCGAAGCGGATCTGCACCACATTAGCTTAGAAAAAGGACAAGTTGAGGCAGAACTGAACCGGGTGAGTGAAGAAAAGCAGATGGTAGAACGAGGATTAATCGTGATCCAAGAACGCTATGAGTCTACCCAAGAACAGGCCGCCGAATTGGGAGACGAAGTGCAGGAATTGCGGGAGCAACGGGAACGACTGGTTCGGCAACAAAAGGAACTCCTGCGACAACGGGAGGAATTATTAGAGCAAATTCCCCAACTTCAGGGGCAAGTGCGAGAGCGCGATCGCACCATCCAAGAACGCAATCAACGCCTTGCCGAACAGAATCGGGTCTTACGGGAACGAGAACAACGCTTTCAGGAACTAGCAAGACAACAAGACCGCTTACAAGAAGAAATTAGCGAGCGAGATGGGCGGATTCAGGATTTAGATGAGGCGATCGCCGAACGAGATCAAACCCTACAAAATCGAGAATCCACCCTACTAGAACTCGGACGACAACTCAGCTTTCTCCAAGGGGCCGTTTCCGGACTCGAAGAAGACTATCAACGCTTGCGCGTCGGCAGTGTTGTTTTAGCCAGAGGTGAAGTCCTCAGCTTTGGAGTGGTGCGAATTTTAGACCCCAACGCCGCTCAAGATGCCGTGGATCAACTCCTACGCCAAGCCAATCGCCGGGCCATAGAAGCCACCCGTCCCGGACAAAATGAACCCATCAGTGAACGAGTAGTCTTAATCACTGAAGCCCAAGTGCAACAGTTAATCAACCAAATCAAAGACGGTCGAGATTATGTAATCCGCATCCTCTCGGCCGGGAACTATATCGCCGAAGAACCCTTTGTCCGTGTCTTTGCCGATGTCGTCCTCAATCAAGAAATTTTTGCCCCCGATCAAGTCGTTGCCACCGTCTCCGTAGAACCCGATACCATGAGCGATCAAGAACTCACCGAACGCCTAGACACTCTGATTGCAGCTACCCAATTCCGCGCCAGACGCACAGGCATTGTCGGCGACATTCAAATTGAAGACGGCGACATTAAAAAATTCACCGACTTTGTAGACCAAATGTTGCGCTCCGGGCAATCCTACAATGAATTACGCGCCGTCACCGTAGACTCCACCTATACGGCCGGCCCGTTGAAAATTAAGTTAGTCGCCCTGAAAAATGGAGCGGTGGTTTTTAGTACATAGGGCTTGCTGAATAAGTCCGAGAGTTGGGGAATCGGGAGTCGGGAGTCGGGAGTCGGGAATAGGCAATCGTGCCAGTTTTAGATGATCTGTTCCCTGTTAAGAGTTCCCTGTTCCCTTGTTGAGCCTAGCATCTGGTGTTATTCAGCAGACCCTACATAACAAACTGTTACAGTTCTTGACAGAAGCACGAACAGTCTCGCCCTAGGGTGATAGCATTCCCTAAACAAACTCATTGTTTTAGAGAGAAAATTATGACAGAAGCTCTTTCTGGAAAGCCCCCCAAATTTGGCGGTAGCACAGGCGGACTGCTCACCAAAGCAGACGTAGAAGAAAAATACGCCATCACCTGGACCAGCAGCAAAGAACAAGTCTTTGAAATGCCCACAGGTGGCGCAGCCATTATGAACGAAGGCGAAAACTTACTTTACCTAGCCCGTAAAGAACAATGCCTCGCCCTTGGCACCCAACTGCGCACGAAATTCAAACCCAAAATCGAAGACTACAAAATCTATCGGATTTACCCCAACGGAGAAACCCAATATCTCCACCCCGCCGATGGTGTCTTCCCGGAAAAAGTCAATGAAGGTCGTCCCTTCGCGGGCAAAAAAGACCGTAATATTGGCAGCAACCCAGAACCTGTAACCATTAAGTTCTCTGGGAAAGCTCCCTATGATGTTTAGTTGACGACGGGTTGGGTCTATCACACTTTACGATCCAAAAAAGGGTACGATAAACCGTACCCTTTTTAGCTTCTTCGGCGGGAAGCCCCGCACCCTACCCTTTCACTATGGACAGCCGTTGTTTAGGGAAAATCTGACCAAAAAGCTTAAAACCCCCCCTTCCCTATGGCAAAATTTAACTAAGTTTAGGCTTTTATTTAACTCACGTCCCGCATGACTGCAAAAACCCCCAACCTAGCAACCCAATATGACCCCGTTGCCACAGAAGCGAAATGGCAACAATACTGGGAAGAACACCACGTTTTCCAAGCAGATCCCAGCGTCGGAGGAGAAACCTATAGTATTGTCATCCCCCCGCCCAACGTGACAGGCAGCCTGCACATGGGACACGCTTTTAATACCTCCCTCTTGGATACCTTGGTGCGATACCATCGGATGCTGGGGAAAAATACGCTTTGTCTACCGGGGACAGATCATGCCAGTATTGCCGTTCAAACGATTTTAGAACGTCAATTGCGCGAAGAAGGAAAAACCCGCGACGATATTGGACGGGAGAAGTTTTTAGAACGGGCTTGGGCTTGGCGAGAAAGTTCCGGAGGAACTATTGTTAATCAATTGCGCCGTATTGGTCTTTCGGCGGACTGGAGCCGGGAACGCTTCACCATGGATTCTGGGGTGTCTGAGGCGGTGTTAGAGGCCTTTGTGCGCCTTTATGATGAAGGGTTGATCTATCGTGGCCAATATATGGTCAATTGGTGTCCCGCGTCTCAGTCGGCGGTGTCGGATTTGGAAGTGGAAAATAAGGAAGTCGATGGCTTTTTGTGGTATCTGCGCTATCCCCTAAGTGATGGCACGGGGTCGGTGGAAGTGGCGACGACGCGGCCAGAAACCATGTTAGGGGATACGGGGGTGGCGGTGAATCCTAATGATCCTCGTTATAAGGCGTTAATCGGTAAAACGTTAACCTTGCCGATTGTGGGGCGAAAAATTCCTATTTTTGCCGATGAGTTGGTGGA contains the following coding sequences:
- a CDS encoding photosystem I reaction center subunit II PsaD, with protein sequence MTEALSGKPPKFGGSTGGLLTKADVEEKYAITWTSSKEQVFEMPTGGAAIMNEGENLLYLARKEQCLALGTQLRTKFKPKIEDYKIYRIYPNGETQYLHPADGVFPEKVNEGRPFAGKKDRNIGSNPEPVTIKFSGKAPYDV
- a CDS encoding DUF3084 domain-containing protein, with amino-acid sequence MTSAYVLIAAVLVLGGLLAVLGDRIGTKVGKARLRLFNLRPKNTAIVVTVMTGTVIAASTLGILFASSKSLRQGVFRLDDILRELRVAEADLHHISLEKGQVEAELNRVSEEKQMVERGLIVIQERYESTQEQAAELGDEVQELREQRERLVRQQKELLRQREELLEQIPQLQGQVRERDRTIQERNQRLAEQNRVLREREQRFQELARQQDRLQEEISERDGRIQDLDEAIAERDQTLQNRESTLLELGRQLSFLQGAVSGLEEDYQRLRVGSVVLARGEVLSFGVVRILDPNAAQDAVDQLLRQANRRAIEATRPGQNEPISERVVLITEAQVQQLINQIKDGRDYVIRILSAGNYIAEEPFVRVFADVVLNQEIFAPDQVVATVSVEPDTMSDQELTERLDTLIAATQFRARRTGIVGDIQIEDGDIKKFTDFVDQMLRSGQSYNELRAVTVDSTYTAGPLKIKLVALKNGAVVFST